A genomic region of Mesobacillus jeotgali contains the following coding sequences:
- a CDS encoding FbpB family small basic protein, protein MKRIQLSFDELVKKNKEELLADQKRIEIIEKRLDDKYTNTKK, encoded by the coding sequence GTGAAGAGAATACAGCTTAGTTTTGATGAACTTGTTAAAAAGAACAAGGAAGAATTGTTAGCAGACCAAAAGCGGATCGAGATTATCGAGAAGCGGCTTGATGACAAATACACCAACACAAAAAAGTAA
- a CDS encoding sporulation protein, whose product MLLRKYMSLLGVGSAQIDLILEKDVLIPGDPVNGKFLIKGGTVDQDLQLIECALVMVNLKTEAETVLDKVLFDVQLRIQPDGDDMVPFSFLLPLDVPPSSKDISYHFKTKLVFKQGVESWDEDMIKVVKG is encoded by the coding sequence ATGTTACTACGGAAGTATATGTCTTTGCTAGGGGTAGGCTCCGCCCAGATCGATCTGATTTTGGAGAAGGATGTTTTAATCCCTGGTGATCCGGTGAATGGGAAGTTTTTGATTAAGGGCGGGACGGTTGACCAGGACCTCCAGCTCATAGAGTGTGCCCTTGTCATGGTTAATTTGAAGACAGAAGCAGAAACCGTACTGGATAAGGTATTATTCGATGTACAGTTGAGGATTCAGCCAGATGGGGACGATATGGTGCCGTTCAGCTTTCTGCTGCCGCTGGATGTCCCTCCTTCAAGCAAGGATATCTCTTATCATTTTAAAACAAAGCTGGTCTTTAAACAGGGAGTTGAAAGCTGGGACGAAGACATGATCAAGGTGGTGAAAGGCTGA